A DNA window from Arachis hypogaea cultivar Tifrunner chromosome 18, arahy.Tifrunner.gnm2.J5K5, whole genome shotgun sequence contains the following coding sequences:
- the LOC140181398 gene encoding uncharacterized protein: MGHYASDCPNRRLMVIRGDNIVFDSDHGDDSDHNSMPSLEDCSDGDVEYAVHGESLVVRRALNLQWLNDSGEIKVDKQVTIAFSVGKYVDEALCDVVPMQACHLLLGRPWQFDRRALHDGYTNRFSFDFNGRKITLAPLSPKEVYLDQLKLQQDTKRNMGCEITEKSERKEAMREKNIAKGPKVSEKKEKSPCHESSTNTKKIEKVESKLCFFAKEKDSKSALIGKKALFMVRFRDTLFSDTDLNLDLPNSFVSLLQEFADVFPTDVPCGLPPLRGIEHQINFIPGASIPNRPAYRSNSEETKELQRQVDELLAKGHIWESMSPCAVPVLLVPKKDGTWRMCVDCHAVNKIMIKYRYPIPRLDDMLDELYGACIFTKIDLKSGYHQIRMKSGDEWKTTFKTKHGLYEWLVMPFRLTNAPSTFMRLMNHVLRDFLVIFLGFVVSASGIEVDEKKVKAIREWPTPKNASEHLKGQGKLDKRHAKWVEFIETFPYVIAFKQGKDNVVADALSWRYALITTLTSKLLGFEFLKELYVTDSDFSAIYASCEHSAFNKFYRHEGFLFRGNRICVPACSVRDLLVLESHNGGLMGHFGVQKTLDVLSEHFYWPRMRRDVEKFCAKCVACKQAKSKSLPHGLYAPLPVPMHPWVDISMDFVLDLLPLPLSDIVTLDVEGKAEKVKAMHLKARESLEQKNKLIAQRVNKGRRQLIFEPGDWVWVHLRKERFPTQRKSKLDPRGDGPFQVLERVNNNAYKIDLPDSRTNLFQEGGNDTSPMGQTENYHMPIGPITRATTKRIKEGFTNMAKSCVQEMHQELGKTMINDYQKSHQAYTDQHAPNNNAGYGYQAPQDPAYASGTATTYI, encoded by the exons ATGGGTCATTATGCTAGTGATTGCCCAAATAGGAGATTGATGGTTATTAGAGGAGATAATATTGTGTTTGATTCTGATCATGGTGATGACTCTGATCATAATAGTATGCCATCTTTGGAGGATTGTTCTGATGGTGATGTTGAGTATGCAGTCCATGGTGAATCTCTTGTTGTTAGACGTGCTTTGAATTTGCAG TGGTTGAATGACAGTGGAGAGATCAAGGTTGACAAACAGGTGACAATTGCATTCTCTGTTGGCAAGTATGTTGATGAGGCATTGTGTGATGTGGTGCCAATGCAAGCTTGTCATTTATTATTGGGGCGACCTTGGCAGTTCGACCGTCGAGCACTTCATGATGGTTACACGAATcgattttcctttgattttaatGGTCGCAAGATCACTCTTGCTCCTTTATCACCTAAGGAGGTTTACCTTGACCAGTTGAAGCTTCAACAGGATACCAAGAGAAACATGGGATGTGAGATCACAGAAAAATCTGAGAGAAAAGAGGCTATGAGAGAAAAGAATATAGCAAAAGGCCCAAAGGTgagtgaaaagaaagaaaagagtccATGTCATGAGAGTAgtacaaatacaaaaaaaattgagaaggtTGAGAGCAAATTGTGTTTCTTCGCAAAAGAGAAAGATTCAAAGAGTGCTTTAATAGGCAAGAAAGCTTTGTTTATGGTTCGGTTTAGGGATACTTTATTCTCTGACACTGACCTTAACCTAGATTTGCCAAATAGCTTTGTCtctttgttgcaggaatttgccGATGTCTTTCCTACTGACGTACCATGTGGTTTGCCTCCATTACGTGGGATTGAGCACCAAATTAATTTTATTCCTGGTGCTAGCATTCCTAATAGACCAGCCTATAGGAGTAATTCTGAAGAGACAAAGGAGCTTCAAAGGCAAGTGGATGAGTTATTAGCCAAAGGTCATATATGGGAGAGTATGAGTCCATGTGCTGTACCAGTTTTGTTGGTTCCAAAGAAGGATGGTACTTGGCGAATGTGTGTGGATTGTCATGCAGTCAATAAAATTATGATAAAGTATCGTTATCCTATCCCTAGGTTAGATGACATGCTTGATGAGTTATATGGTGCATGCATATTCactaaaattgatttgaaaagtgGGTATCATCAAATTAGAATGAAATCAGGGGATGAATGGAAGACtacatttaaaacaaaacatgggTTATATGAGTGGTTAGTAATGCCTTTTAGGTTAACTAATGCCCCTAGTACTTTTATGCGTCTAATGAACCATGTTTTGCGAGACTTTTTGG TTATATTTCTTGGTTTTGTTGTGAGCGCGAGTGGAATTGAAGTTGATGAGAAAAAGGTAAAGGCTATTCGTGAATGGCCAACGCCTAAGAATGCTTCTGAG CACTTAAAAGGACAAGGTAAGCTTGATAAAAGACATGCTAAATGGGTGGAATTTATTGAAACATTTCCTTATGTGATTGCCTTTAAACAAGGTAAAGATAATGTCGTTGCTGATGCTTTATCTTGGAGGTATGCTTTGATTACTACACTTACCTCTAAGTTATTGGGATTTGAGTTTTTAAAGGAGTTGTATGTCACTGATTCTGACTTTTCTGCTATTTATGCCTCTTGTGAACATAGTgcatttaacaaattttatagaCATGAAGGTTTTCTGTTTCGTGGtaatagaatttgtgtgcctGCTTGTTCTGTGAGGGACTTACTTGTTCTTGAATCACATAATGGGGGTTTGATGGGTCATTTTGGTGTGCAAAAGACATTGGATGTGTTATCTGAACATTTTTACTGGCCACGCATGCGTAGAGATGTTGAAAAATTTTGTGCTAAGTGTGTTGCATGTAAACAGGCTAAATCTAAGTCTTTACCACATGGTTTGTATGCCCCTTTACCTGTTCCTATGCATCCGTGGGTTGATATTTCTATGGATTTTGTTCTTG ACTTATTACCTTTGCCTTTGAGTGATATTGTTACCTTGGATGTAGAAGGTAAAGCTGAAAAGGTTAAAGCAATGCACTTGAAAGCACGTGAATCGCTTGAACAGAAAAATAAGTTGATAGCCCAACGGGTGAATAAAGGTCGAAGACAACTTATCTTTGAACCTGGTGACTGGGTATGGGTTCATTTGAGAAAGGAGAGATTTCCTACTCAAAGAAAATCCAAGTTAGACCCTAGGGGTGATGGTCCATTTCAAGTGCTCGAAAGGGTCAATAACAATGCTTACAAGATTGACCTTCCGG attcgaggacgaatctttttcaGGAGGGAGGGAATGATACGAGCCCTATGGGACAAACTGAGAACTATCATATGCCAATTGGTCCAATTACAAGAGCAAcaactaagagaataaaagaaggtTTTACAAATATGGCTAAATCATGTGTTCAGGAGATGCATCAAGAATTGGGCAAGACAATGATTAACGATTATCAAAAGTCACAC CAAGCTTACACCGACCAACATGCTCCTAACAACAATGCAGGTTATGGCTACCAGGCACCCCAAGATCCTGCCTATGCTAGTGGCACTGCAACCACATATATATAG
- the LOC112771449 gene encoding large ribosomal subunit protein uL30z isoform X1 — protein sequence MSSSENMAEEESKPLNFIPEVILKKRKSNEAWALRKKAQLERSNFQPNKNKDATIKKPEDFVIQYRNMELDLIRMKRRVKRKLPQLNSDSKPLIVIRIHGKNDMHPKTRKNLYSLGLRRVFNAVFLKPSDGVLAKLQRVEPFVTYGYPNLKSIKELIYKKGHMKIEKRKVPLTDNNIVEQELGKYGIVCIEDMVHQIYNVGPHFKEVIQLMWPFDLNKPVGGLTGSKTLFKDGGDSGNREDVINELISKMN from the exons ATGTCTTCTTCGGAG AATATGGCAGAAGAGGAATCAAAACCATTGAACTTCATACCAGAGGTTATACTCAAGAAGCGAAAAAGCAACGAAGCATGGGCTCTTAGGAAAAAGGCTCAATTAGAGCGCTCCAACTTCCAACCTAACAAGAACAAGGACGCTACCATAAAAAAGCCCGAggattttgttattcaatatcGCAACATG GAGCTGGACCTTATTAGAATGAAGCGCAGAGTAAAGAGGAAACTTCCACAGCTGAACTCAGACTCCAAGCCCTTAATTGTCATTCGGATTCACGG GAAAAATGATATGCATCCGAAAACAAGAAAGAATTTGTACAGCTTGGGGTTGAGAAGAGTATTCAATGCTGTCTTTTTGAAGCCATCAGATGGAGTGTTAGCCAAGTTGCAGAGGGTGGAACCATTTGTTACCTATGG ATACCCAAATCTTAAGAGCATAAAGGAGCTAATCTACAAGAAGGGGCACATGAAAATAGAGAAGCGGAAAGTTCCGTTGACAGATAATAACATTGTTGAGCAG GAATTGGGGAAGTATGGTATTGTATGCATAGAAGACATGGTGCATCAGATATATAATGTTGGTCCACACTTTAAGGAAGTTATCCAACTTATGTGGCCCTTCGATCTCAACAAACCAGTCGGAGGATTGACAGGATCAAAAACCCTTTTCAAGGATGGTGGAGACTCTGGGAATCGGGAGGATGTCATCAACGAATTAATCTCTAAAATGAATTAA
- the LOC112771449 gene encoding large ribosomal subunit protein uL30z isoform X2 — translation MAEEESKPLNFIPEVILKKRKSNEAWALRKKAQLERSNFQPNKNKDATIKKPEDFVIQYRNMELDLIRMKRRVKRKLPQLNSDSKPLIVIRIHGKNDMHPKTRKNLYSLGLRRVFNAVFLKPSDGVLAKLQRVEPFVTYGYPNLKSIKELIYKKGHMKIEKRKVPLTDNNIVEQELGKYGIVCIEDMVHQIYNVGPHFKEVIQLMWPFDLNKPVGGLTGSKTLFKDGGDSGNREDVINELISKMN, via the exons ATGGCAGAAGAGGAATCAAAACCATTGAACTTCATACCAGAGGTTATACTCAAGAAGCGAAAAAGCAACGAAGCATGGGCTCTTAGGAAAAAGGCTCAATTAGAGCGCTCCAACTTCCAACCTAACAAGAACAAGGACGCTACCATAAAAAAGCCCGAggattttgttattcaatatcGCAACATG GAGCTGGACCTTATTAGAATGAAGCGCAGAGTAAAGAGGAAACTTCCACAGCTGAACTCAGACTCCAAGCCCTTAATTGTCATTCGGATTCACGG GAAAAATGATATGCATCCGAAAACAAGAAAGAATTTGTACAGCTTGGGGTTGAGAAGAGTATTCAATGCTGTCTTTTTGAAGCCATCAGATGGAGTGTTAGCCAAGTTGCAGAGGGTGGAACCATTTGTTACCTATGG ATACCCAAATCTTAAGAGCATAAAGGAGCTAATCTACAAGAAGGGGCACATGAAAATAGAGAAGCGGAAAGTTCCGTTGACAGATAATAACATTGTTGAGCAG GAATTGGGGAAGTATGGTATTGTATGCATAGAAGACATGGTGCATCAGATATATAATGTTGGTCCACACTTTAAGGAAGTTATCCAACTTATGTGGCCCTTCGATCTCAACAAACCAGTCGGAGGATTGACAGGATCAAAAACCCTTTTCAAGGATGGTGGAGACTCTGGGAATCGGGAGGATGTCATCAACGAATTAATCTCTAAAATGAATTAA
- the LOC114925792 gene encoding uncharacterized protein, giving the protein MINQYKPDITILLEIKCSRDTATRVIQHLGFTKSIREEAQGFVGGIWILWNRMDIDITMMEMHSQYIHVRVQVNGEKERYLTAVYASPNNQIRKLLWPKLVHIANSMAGDWLVAGDFNEIKEASEKKGGAAVNIRACNIFSNWINSCRLIDLGFVGPRFTWKGPKWEGQDRVFKRLDRALSNHFWRTRFHKATTEVLTRTNSDHHPILIQNVKLINGEGKKPFRFEAMWTHHPDFQHCLKDSWNRDNTLPSALRNLKNDLLKWNKDIFGNIFKANRTILNRITGIQRSASYGNNPFLEELEQKLNKELNDILDREKTFWMQKSRQNWIIEGDRNTRYYHTKTIVRRGKNKILKLRDTNENWIEDEDTLKTH; this is encoded by the coding sequence atgataaacCAATACAAACCTGACATCACTATTCTTCTTGAAATTAAATGTAGTAGAGATACAGCCACTAGAGTTATTCAACATCTTGGTTTTACTAAATCCATAAGAGAGGAAGCTCAAGGGTTTGTGGGTGGAATTTGGATTCTCTGGAATAGGATGGACATTGACATCACCATGATGGAAATGCATAGTCAATACATACATGTTAGAGTTCAAGTCAACGGAGAGAAAGAAAGGTATTTAACTGCGGTCTATGCTAGTCCAAATAATCAAATCAGAAAACTTTTGTGGCCAAAGCTTGTGCACATTGCGAACTCAATGGCAGGAGATTGGCTCGTAGCTGGAGATTTTAATGAAATTAAGGAAGCATCGGAAAAGAAAGGAGGGGCAGCTGTGAATATCAGAGCTtgcaatattttttcaaattggaTCAATAGTTGCAGACTCATAGATCTAGGGTTCGTTGGCCCTAGATTTACCTGGAAAGGTCCTAAATGGGAAGGTCAAGACAGAGTCTTTAAGAGACTGGATAGAGCCCTATCAAACCACTTTTGGAGAACGAGATTTCATAAAGCGACTACTGAAGTTCTTACCAGAACAAACTCAGATCATCATCCCATCCTCATTCAGAATGTGAAGCTTATTAACGGAGAAGGAAAAAAGCCCTTTAGATTTGAGGCTATGTGGACTCACCATCCAGACTTTCAACACTGCCTCAAAGACAGCTGGAACAGAGATAATACACTCCCTTCGGCATTAAGAAACCTAAAGAATGATCTGCTGAAGTGGAATAAAGATATTTTTGGAAACATATTCAAAGCTAATAGAACTATATTGAACAGAATCACAGGGATCCAAAGGAGTGCCTCTTATGGAAATAACCCCTTTTTGGAGGAGTTAgagcaaaaattaaataaagaactCAATGACATTTTGGATAGAGAGAAAACCTTTTGGATGCAGAAATCTAGGCAAAATTGGATTATCGAGGGAGATAGAAATACTAGATACTATCATACAAAAACCATCGTAAGAAGAGGAAAGAATAAGATTTTAAAGTTAAGAGATACAAACGAAAATTGGATAGAAGATGAAGATACCTTAAAGACTCACTGA